The sequence below is a genomic window from Marmota flaviventris isolate mMarFla1 chromosome 9, mMarFla1.hap1, whole genome shotgun sequence.
TCCAGTTACCTTGCTAAGACCATTTTAGAGCTTATAGCCAGTCCATATGAAGAAAATCTACAGAGggtcaatattttcttgaatgtagaatgtttctttttctatattagGTAGTGTATGGGTAAGTATGGGAGTGATGgatagatgatatatatatatatatatatatatatatatatatatatatatatatatatgaccatGATCATCAGAATCATGCTATACACTTATAATTAGTATGTTATGGATGAACTGTCTAATAAGTAGCAAAAGGAATGACACAGACAGCAGGTACATTAACCCTGGAGAGGATTGAGAGATCAAGAGGCTAAGTTTTAAGGTGTGATCATTTCCAGAAGCATCTACTTCTTAAAACATCCTCCAGTGGGGTacattggcacacacctgtaatcccagctaccctggagacaaaggcaggaggatcatgagttcaaggtcagtctggacAATTTCTATGACCCAGtcttaaatagggctggggatgtagtgataaagtgcccctgggttcaatccttagttctgcagaaaaaaaaaattcttttgatgaAGAGAGCTGTTGATGGAAGAGTAGAAATGATTTGTGAAGAGAAACTTAACTGAGCACCTCTTGACTCCAACATGCATGCAGCCAACTTTAAGTTTATGAATGAATCGGAAAGTAAGTGAGCTTAAGAAAACTCTCTTCTAtgtctatctctatctatctatctatctatctatccatccatcccatTCTGTATTGACcatattttcctcattatttctGCAAGGAAGCTTGGGAGAAATGATTCAAAGTTAGCATCAAGCATGGCAACATGTTGCCTGAACGCACAGTTCACTTGCTTGTCTTTGCACAATACTAACTGCATCTATGGGTTGCTAGAAAATTTCTAGGCAAACCTGTGGTCCATACCAGTAGTGGATAGAACTTGTGGATGTGCAACAGGTTTTACCCCTGTCTCTACatgtaacttttttctttttaatttatgcaGTTCACTTGTGTTAATTCAGAAGGTGGCTTAGTGTGAGCTCTAAGAAACTAAGTCTCAGGCTCCACACTAAGCcacctttgatttatttatttttttcagaaaaccaTTGATGTAAACATATGTaaacattcacatttatttttatgttatgcttCAATAACTGTAGTTGAAAGCAAGCCAGGTTAGTGAAAACAAATTTCTTGCATTTGGAAATGATTTCATTTCCAAATGGAATTTTGAAAACAAGTCTTTAGCTACCCATTAGTGTGAATCCATATAAAAAGAAGGTGATTTCTCCCACTGAACACATGGAAATTCAGGTAGTCAAGGTATAAGTGAAACTGGAAATCCTGGCGAGGTCAAGCAAACATCTGAGGGCTGGATTACTGAGGTGAGTAAAATCATGGAATCTGGAGAGTACGACATGTAGTCTTAACTTCAAGTTTTCAAATTGCAGACTCACATTTGTAATGTGATGAAGTCCCACTGAACTAAGAAAGGTAGGTGAGAAATCAGAGTTCTGGAGGGGATTATGCTATTTAATATTGGCTGCAGCCAACTAAGTTTAGAACCCAGGTCTCCTGATTTGTGGACCCCTGCTGCTTCCAGAAATATGCTCTATCAAAAATATCTTTAGCACCTAACACCCTTGAGGAATGAAGGCAGTCAAAATATCACCTATTTTAGTTCTCTTTGCTTATAAATAAGAAGTTTTTTGAGAATGAACCTAGCATTAAAGTTTATATATAGGTTCTGAAATTCTAGTGGAAAGAAATTGTCTTATTACATATGTACTGTTCCAAGAgtgtaattctttatttttctagttcaGTTTTCAGGTCATACATTAACACAATTaccaattattttgttttatttttgtatttttaaagctttGAATCTACTAGAAGAAATTCAGCAGCCCTGCCAATCTGTAACCCTGGCTGTCATAATCAAGCCCTTCCTTGATTCAGGTAGGTTGTCAGGAGACTTTTGAAGGATGTTGCATTTCCCATGTTGGCAACATTCCTGTCCTGCTTCTACCTCTGAGGGCAAGGGAACATTGAGGCTATATTCTGTCACTTCCTGTGTGAGATTTCTCATGCTGCTCTAACAGAGTAGTACAAAATTGATAgtttagaaaaatagaatttattctcTGGATGTTCTGGAGATCAGCAGTCTAAACTCAGTATGGCTGAGCCAAAATCAAGGTGCCTACATGGCCAGACCCCATCAGATCTTTAGTGGAGGGTCCATCCCTTGCCTCTTCCGCTGTCTTGTGGCTTCTGGCACTCTTTGGCTGCTGGTTGTACCCCAGTCTCTGCTTCAGTGGCCAAATCTCCCTCTGACTCCCTCTTACAAGGGAGGTGATAACATACAAGTCCCACCATGATAACATTCTTATaggaagataattttaattatgatgtGCTAtcagttgaacccagggcctcaagcatgttaTACAAGTGCTCTATCACATGGTTATAGCTCCAGAGTCTTAACAACACATGGGAAGAATCTTTTCCCATATAAAGCAACATTCTCAGATTCTTGGGATTGGAATTTGAGTATCTTTGTGGAACTATGTatggtatattactcagcctGTCAAGCTTCCACAAGCCTTTCATTTTAAGCAGTTTTAAAAGAACTATTAAATCTTTAGAAAATTTAACACACACTATTGAAATGATTattcaataattaatattttgactTCAATTTAGGCTGCTTTTAGAGGTCATACTGGTAAGCTGAAGTTCTCAAATTCCTGTTACCTAGGTAAATCTATCCCTCAATTTTCTACTTTCTGCAGTTTGTTCTTAGTTTTGTGGATAAATAGTTGAATGAAATGTAACTATTGCCTTTTATGGACTTTATAAGTACAATGCATTTTCAATTATGTCCCAAATTAAAGTTAGAATAAGATTATGcttttttatataattcattataaAAGGACAAATTCAAAGatctaaagaaaaattaagcCTTCCTTTCAAATACCCATTTTCATGTAGTCCACATGATCCTCCAAGAACCCCAAATACAACCAGAAGAGAAGATATACAAATCTGACCATTTGCACAGgtttaaattgtatattcattttattattgttgttaattttatgtattctggGTATTAACCCTCTGTCAGATGAGAgtggatattttcttctattatctttatatatttgtttccttAGTTGTGTAGAAGTTTCTTGGTTTGATATAATCCCAATtgtctatttttcaaaatttatttgttgtGCTTTGAATAACATAAAGATCATTGCTCATTTCAGTGTCCTGAagtatttctcctttttatttcttgtaatttCATAGTTTCAAGTCTTAGATGAAAATTTGATCCATTTCAAGTTGgtttttttgtacagggtgagaaatGGGGTCAAATTTTAATCTTCTGTGTATGtatattcagttttctcagtaTCATTTATTAAAGATGCTGCCCTTTCTGCAATATGTGCCTTTTGGAACCTTGGTTGATAGTCACTTGACTCTAGATCCATGGGTTCATTtctggcatcttttttttttttcaactggaaaaaaatgttctatatcaTTATCAATTAGGAGAATGCAAATCAATACCATAGTGAGGTATAATTTCACCCCAGCTAGAATATCTattacacaaaaaaataaatgctggtgagaatgtgaagaaaagtTAACTCTTGAACACTGTTGATGGGAAAGAAAATTAGCATATCCATTATAAAGAACAGTACAGAGgttcttaaaaaactaaaaatgaatctaCCAAATGATTTACCTATCCCTTTTCTgggtatacatccaaaggaaattaTATCAGCATACCAATAAGATATCTGCATGCTTGTGTTTATTGTAGCAATATCTACCATAGCTAAGATacagaatcagcctaggtgcccatcaacagataaacaaaataccTCCCACCCCCAGAGTAGGTtactatttagccataaagaagactgaaattctgtcatttacaacaaaatggatggaactgaagatattatgttaaggaaaataagccagatacagaaagacaagtactgcataTTATTGCTCATATGTGGAAGCCGAAAAAATCATCCTGGATGTAAAATATGGGTTACTAGAGGTTGGAAAGGAAGGATCAGATAAAGGAAGGCTGGATTTGATGAGTGAATGCTGTATACATATGTGGAAATGACACTGAACTccataaatttgtacaattaagACATGTTGGtcaaaaccaaaattatttttaaaaaaggcagagGAGCTCAAGGTGAGTACAGTACTGAGTGAGGTTGATAGATGGAAAAATAACTAAGTATCCTATAACATTCTAGGAAAAAGCAGACTGGCTAGTAAATCTTACTCTAATTCAATTAATTTTCAATCAGTTCTTTTGACCTGCCCTAATTCAATTCAATAAGCTGTGCTCCCAGTCATCCAGCATTTGACCTTACCTTCCTGGGATAACCAAAGCTATGATGTTATATGCTTCATCACCTGCAACTTGGCTTGGTATCTCTAATACTGATTGTGAATTACAAAGAGGTAACACTGTAAGATCTGTCAATACTTGGGTATAGCAAGGTGTCAATAATCACAGAAGAGAAACTGCTAgcatagctgttttttttttttttttttaatattctggtaATCCATTATTGCCTTGgaagcacaaataaaaaataaagcaacatcTTTACCACATTTTGCCATCGATTACTTTAACTTCAGAAGTCATTTGCACTTCAAAAAATACTCTCAAATTCAGTAATGCTTTTATAGATCTTTATTTTCAGAGTAATTTTTACTTAGGTCAAGATATGACTAGTTCCTAATAGAATGACAGGAAAAGCTAATGTTGATCTAACACTATATGTTGTTTCTGCATTCTAACTTTCAATCTCCTGTGATgttaaaaggaaagaatgaatgctttaaaaataaaaaaagaagaagaacataCACAAATTACCCTCTTACATAGGAGGGAAAATTAGATTGTAAATGTAAGGTGACATACACCAACTGACCTCTCCAGGATGCTGAGAAGTGATTTCTCATCTCCCCAAAGGAGGGATACCCAGTTTAGCAAATACATTTCATAGTAAGAAGTATATATGCATCAGTTGACTTTTTCAATGTTCTAGAAAGACACAAACTCTGGGGAAAACATAATGGTGTCTTAAGCCATGATAAGTGTACTAATCTTTTCACAGAAAAGACCCTAGAAATCCAAATCCATGGATGAAAAGAATTTCACTGGAGTGAAGGAGTTCATCCTTCTCGGATTCACAGCAGATCCAGGGGTACAACAGGTGCTCTTTTTCATCTTCCTCATCATTTATATCTTCAGCCTCTTAGGAAATATGACCTTGATTTCTCTAATCTGTGCTGATTCTCAGCTCCACACACCCATGTATTTCTTCATTGGAAACCTGTCATTCCTGGATCTCTGGTATTCATCTGTCTATGCCCCCAAGATCCTAGTGACCTGCATCTCTGAAGACAAAAGCATCTCCTTTGCTGGCTGCCTGGCTCAGTTCTTCTTCTCTGCTGGACTGGCCTACAGTGAATGTTACCTTTTGGCTGCCATGGcttatgaccgctatgtggccatctccAACCCCTTACTGTATTCCCAGGCTATGTCCCCAAGGTTATGTGCCAGTCTGGTTGCAGCTTCCTACCTTGGTGGCTTTGTCAATTCCACTATCATCACCAGTGAGACATTTACTCTGAGCTTCTGTGGTGACAATGTCATTGATGATTTCTTCTGTGATCTGCCCCCACTAGTAAAGCTGGCCTGTGATGTGAAGGAGAGCTATCAGGCTGTGCTGTACTTTATACTTGCCTCCAACGTCATCACCCCCACTGTTCTTATTCTCGCCTCCTACCTCTTCATCATTGCAGCCGTCTTGAAAATCCGCTCCACCCAGGGCCGCCtcaaggccttctccacctgtgggtctcacctgaCGGCCGTCACTCTCTACTATGGTTCCATTCTCTTTATTTACTCCCGACCTAGTACTAGCTATGCCCTGGAACGGGATAAAGTGGTGTCAGTGTTCTACACTGTGGTGATTCCAATGCTGAACCCTTTGATCTATAGCTTAAGAAATAAAGATGTCAAAAATGCTCTGAGGAAAATGTTAAATCgagcaaagatttcttaaacagAAATACTTggcaagcaaaacaaaacaaaaccaaataaaccaGCAATAGATTTTTCTCCATGTTGTTATTATTAGCCTGTACtctcagaaataaagaaaaattgtttcataattataaacaatatcctgtgtttgttttcttaatttggcacttaagaaatatttttataagaataagTGAAGGTGGACTATTTGGAAAAACTGCTGTGTGTGCTAGCTTGACAGAGTCTATAAAACTGCTGAGAATGTGAGAGGTTTGAAAGAAAGCAGATCTGTTAGAATTTTCAATTGACATTTCATAAGATGATTTTATCTATAATGTTTTAAACTATAATTTAGCTGGCTATGGACTCATTATCAACGTTTGACTTCATATAGGTCATAGTTGAGAAAACAGGATCATGACCTATAACTTTCAACTCCAGAGGCACTTATGTTGCTTgttgagagagagaatgaatcagCAAAATATGAAGTAGAAAAGAAATATCACTTAGAGCCACTATGTATTCCCAGTAAAATAATATTGTCTCCACCAATTAAAAATCAAGGTTAACAGTCTATTAATTGTATAAGATAGAAAGGGAGATATAGCTGATCAAGAACATCATATACATAaatacagacagacagaaagagatTTCAAATAACTACATCCAAGGGAAGGTTCAGAACAAAATCTCTACTGGGTAAAGTAGTGATTGATAGCAACTAAGAATCTacaaatgtttgtatttttttctctctctttttatgcATCAATTAATTAAACATTAGAGACTATTTCATTGTAACGTTTCCCATTTCTTAACTTTAATCATACCAACATTAAAAGGCCACAGTGTTGATAACAAGTGTATTTATTGGTTTGCTAGGATTTCCATCAACATTGCGTGGTTGAAACaacagacactttttttttttctcacagttctgaggcTAGAAATCCAAGTTCAAGGTGGTGGCAGCCTTGTTGTTTTGCAACCTCTCTTCTTGGCTCCTAAATGGCTGCCATATTAGTATGTTCTCAAATtgtcttttctctgtgtgttcATGTCCCTCTTGTCTCTTTGGAGgtccagatttcttttttataggTATCAGTTATATTGGACTAGGGTCCACTGTAACTACTTCCTTTTAATCTAATcacatctttttaaatatatatatatatatatatatatatgtatatgtgtatatatatatatatatgtatatgtgtatatatatatatatatatatatatatatatatatatatatatatatttagttggagatggacacaacatctttatttagttatttttatgcagtgcttaggatcaaacccagggcctcacatgtgctaggcaagtgttctaccattgagctacaaccccagcctcccaatCATCTTTTTAATGGCCTGATCTccacagtcacattctgaggcacTGGGAATcaaggtttcaacatatgaattatgGGGAGACGATTTCACCCCTAACACCAGGGATGGATAGTGGATTCCCAATGGAGGAGACAAGGAAGGGCACTCTGGACAAACAGAGGAGCATGTGACAGGGAAAAAGCAATGAAAtactagatatattttaaaacatcgtAAGtagtaaaatttggagaaatTCTGTATCAGACATATTTGATGCTTATATTATAACTTAGAACCATTAGGagccaacttttaaaaatactgctcACTTGATCATATTCCAATTAACATATTATCCCCACATTCCAAGTGTACTCTAATTGTGTCTTTGGAGACGGAGGTACCTATTTTTGGCTGATGGGTGGAAGAAGTCTCAAAGGGCTATTGAGAAAGTACATATGTTGGGTCCAACAGAGGCACACCAAAACACCAGAAGAGAGAGAGCAAAGTGTGTCACTTCCAAGAACTGACCTTCCTGACCCAGGTAAGCTCCTGGGATGGGAAAAGTTAAGCAGTTTGGCCTTCCTGTGACTTTAGCTTTAATTAGAATGGGATACAGATTTTGTCTGGGCTGTCAAAGGATCATTGCTTTGCCAAACTTGCATGCAGATGTGAGtggtctccctccctctctttctctctttttcacacacacacacacacacacacacacgcacacacacaccccttctgATTACAATTATATCCTGATAATATCTGGTCCTAATATACAGTTTGAAATTCAGTCTGATATTTATGCTGGAACTTCATATATTCATTGACACagtgaaaaaaattcaagaggaCAAAGCATTGCCTTTTTTGGGACGTCTTTGACAGCTATTTTGTGCTGTCCAGACTAGTAAAGTGCATTATTTTAAGTCCCTGTAACTTATTTTTTGGTGCCAGAGAGATGTTAGTTCCACAGAGTTCTTGCTCCAGAGAAGGCAGCAGCGACCATTCTGCTCCTGGGGAAATGCATCACCACAAGCTGTTCTACGTGGGGTGCTTCAACATGACTGGTTCTGATCCTCTGTGTCTTTTTTCACATTCAGATATATATCAgcaatttatttcaaatttgaaatGGATTTGAGGTCTCAGGAATGAatcctctcttttatttattcttttttcttcttgtcagACAGTTCACTGTGCCAGGAAAATCCACTTAAGATAGATTTTTCATTCTGAGTATTTTAAGCTAGGTTAGGTGTATGTAGATAgcattttaggaaaaaagaaagtcaagatAGATAGGAAATAAACCAGTTATtctctctgcaaatatttatcaaatgccaCCAAGTTACCATAAACTGTTCTTGATAGTGTAAAACAGCAGTAAAGAAGCAGAGACATGTAATGCCCCGAACATGTGATATTCCGGTAAGGAGAAACAGGCAACAAATTTAATAGACAAGAGTGAGAATGTCAGAGTTGAATAGAGACAGTACCAGAGCAGAGTCTGGGCAGAATGATAGAATGAAGGGCATTGGTGGGACGTGGTCATGGAATTTTTTCAAAGGCCCTTAGTCAGAAATAACATTCTAGAGGGGCTTAAACAGATGAGCCTTGAAGATATCTGAGGAATAAACTCTAAAATGTTCTTCAGTGCTGGGACAGGATGGCATGTTTGAGAAAGTGGGAGAATGGGCAGGGCTGGAGCAGAGTGAAGGAGAGGGTGAGTGGTGGGTATTGGGAGATCAGGTCCTATAGGCAGGGGGAGCACAGAGGCTCCAAAATGGCactttcatgaaataaattgagCTTCTTTACAAGGTTCTGATACAGTAGTGATATTTATTGGACACACTGGTTGCTGTGTCGAGACTCTACTGTAGGGCACAAGGGTGCACACTAGTTAGAAGTCTGCTGGAATACTCTTTGCAAAAGATGATGGTAGTTTGAACCATGGGGCGGGAGTTGCAGTAAGAGTGGTGGGAAATGGGCAAATTCTGGTACATTTTGAAGGAAGGGATTTCAGTCTTTTGTGATACATTAAAAAGTAGATAGGAGAGAAAGAGATTAGGTTGATGCCAAATTTTAAGATTCAGAAATAGAAAGGGTAGAATGTGAATCATGTCTGTGGGAAATGCACAGATAGATCAATTTTTGGAAGTGAGCACTAAGAATTCAGCTTTAAACATGCTAAGCTTAAATGCACATATTTATTACTCATCTTTTAATACAGAATGCTAGCACTGGAAAAAAGCTGAAGCATCTTCTACTGGTagaaatttttacaaaagaaacaaaattgggAAATGCAAAGGTGGCTTTCTCATAGTTGATGAAGTCTCTAAAATGTTGCATGTTTAGATATCTGTGCGTGTGCATATTGGGGagaattatcattagatttatcATGTTCTCAAAGAGGTCCAGACTCCATAAATATGAAAGCCACTAATAATTTACTGATAAAGAAATTAAGGAACATGGTGGCTAGAGAATTATGGAAACttacaggatttatttttttttttggtgggggcaaAAGA
It includes:
- the LOC114081171 gene encoding olfactory receptor 9G19-like; amino-acid sequence: MDEKNFTGVKEFILLGFTADPGVQQVLFFIFLIIYIFSLLGNMTLISLICADSQLHTPMYFFIGNLSFLDLWYSSVYAPKILVTCISEDKSISFAGCLAQFFFSAGLAYSECYLLAAMAYDRYVAISNPLLYSQAMSPRLCASLVAASYLGGFVNSTIITSETFTLSFCGDNVIDDFFCDLPPLVKLACDVKESYQAVLYFILASNVITPTVLILASYLFIIAAVLKIRSTQGRLKAFSTCGSHLTAVTLYYGSILFIYSRPSTSYALERDKVVSVFYTVVIPMLNPLIYSLRNKDVKNALRKMLNRAKIS